The proteins below are encoded in one region of Desulfosalsimonas propionicica:
- the metX gene encoding homoserine O-acetyltransferase MetX gives MSEYITHDQSGRSVGIVEKQFFTFAHPPNEMPLDSGARLGPITLAYETYGTLNPDCSNVVLVLHALTGDSHAAGYYSKDDDKPGWWENMIGPGKGIDTDHYFVVCSNVLGGCMGSTGPCAVNPQTGMPYGMDFPFVTIGDMVRAQKALMEHLGIDRILCLIGGSMGGMQVLQWCVQYPENVCSAIALATTMRHSALSIAFNEVARQAIAADPNWNQGDYYGKKQPDVGLSVARMIGHITYLSDEAMRRKFGRRLQDKEDFSYQFDVDFQVESYLRHQGAKFVERFDANSFLYITKAADYFDLTRFRRADSPVTVFSASRAKFMVVSFTSDWLYPTYQSREMVQAMKKSGRDVSFCEIEAEWGHDAFLLPNQRLTNLVRGFIDSVYEDTGKQAAL, from the coding sequence TCGGGCCCATTACCCTGGCCTATGAGACCTACGGCACCCTGAATCCGGACTGCAGCAACGTGGTGCTGGTCCTCCACGCCCTGACCGGAGACAGCCATGCAGCGGGCTATTATTCAAAAGATGATGACAAGCCGGGCTGGTGGGAAAACATGATCGGCCCTGGCAAAGGAATAGACACGGACCATTATTTTGTTGTCTGCTCCAACGTGCTGGGCGGATGCATGGGATCAACCGGGCCCTGTGCTGTCAACCCGCAAACCGGCATGCCCTACGGCATGGATTTTCCCTTTGTCACCATCGGAGACATGGTCCGGGCCCAGAAGGCCCTGATGGAACACCTGGGCATTGACAGGATCCTGTGTTTGATCGGCGGTTCCATGGGCGGCATGCAGGTGCTGCAATGGTGCGTGCAATATCCGGAAAACGTCTGCTCGGCCATTGCCCTGGCCACCACCATGCGCCATTCCGCCCTGTCCATTGCCTTCAACGAGGTGGCCCGCCAAGCCATTGCAGCAGATCCCAACTGGAACCAGGGCGATTATTACGGCAAAAAGCAGCCGGATGTGGGACTTTCCGTGGCGCGGATGATCGGGCACATCACTTACCTGTCAGACGAGGCCATGCGCCGGAAATTCGGACGGCGCCTGCAGGACAAGGAGGATTTTTCCTACCAGTTTGACGTGGACTTTCAGGTGGAAAGCTATCTGCGCCACCAGGGGGCCAAGTTTGTGGAGCGTTTTGATGCCAACTCATTTCTCTATATCACAAAAGCGGCTGATTATTTCGACCTGACCCGCTTTAGACGGGCGGATTCCCCGGTAACCGTCTTTTCCGCAAGCCGGGCAAAATTCATGGTTGTCTCTTTTACCTCTGACTGGCTCTATCCCACCTACCAGTCCAGGGAAATGGTCCAGGCCATGAAAAAAAGCGGGCGGGATGTGAGTTTTTGTGAAATCGAGGCGGAATGGGGCCATGATGCTTTTTTGCTGCCCAATCAACGACTGACCAATCTGGTCAGAGGGTTTATCGACAGTGTCTATGAAGATACCGGAAAACAAGCTGCGCTTTGA
- the metW gene encoding methionine biosynthesis protein MetW, whose protein sequence is MKIPENKLRFDLQVIAAWITPGSRVIGLGCGEGELLAYLKNRKQVRETGIELVEEKVVRCIEKGLSVIQGDINQEVHDYPAGAFDYVILSQTLQQVYDPLTLIHSMLRIGKQAIVSFPNFGHWHVRLQGLFTGHAPVTPQLPYQWYDTPNIRILSIRDFRAFAREMGFTIQKEVAINTDKQDKSGRIVAALPNLRATYGIFLISRKKDRLWEPTT, encoded by the coding sequence ATGAAGATACCGGAAAACAAGCTGCGCTTTGATCTGCAGGTCATCGCCGCCTGGATCACCCCCGGCTCCCGGGTTATCGGCCTTGGCTGCGGCGAGGGCGAACTGCTGGCCTACCTCAAAAACCGCAAACAGGTCCGGGAAACCGGCATTGAACTGGTGGAGGAAAAAGTCGTCAGGTGCATTGAAAAGGGACTGAGCGTCATCCAGGGTGATATCAACCAGGAAGTCCATGATTATCCCGCAGGCGCCTTTGACTACGTGATCTTAAGCCAGACCCTGCAGCAAGTCTATGATCCGCTGACCCTGATTCATTCCATGCTGCGCATCGGCAAGCAGGCCATTGTGAGTTTTCCCAATTTCGGTCACTGGCATGTGCGCCTGCAGGGACTTTTTACCGGCCACGCCCCGGTAACCCCGCAGCTGCCCTATCAATGGTATGACACCCCCAATATCCGTATTCTGTCCATAAGGGATTTCCGGGCATTTGCCAGGGAAATGGGGTTTACGATTCAAAAAGAAGTGGCCATTAACACGGACAAACAGGACAAAAGCGGCCGGATTGTGGCGGCCCTTCCCAACCTGCGGGCCACTTATGGTATTTTTCTCATCAGCAGGAAAAAGGACCGGTTATGGGAACCCACCACCTGA
- a CDS encoding type I restriction enzyme HsdR N-terminal domain-containing protein, translating into MGTHHLILGKTTDFLTGQSLFDTHDERRRQQLARFLVEEKGYAKNEIQARQQMQLQLDKKTGQVFVDFVVHAGDNPLMLILYRPGSIVSRRRTAVAAARIFYDKAIARAVVTNAEDAEIIDTATGRVTGTGLEAVISRSDAARVLESQQPLVLSAQRRQKEKQILFAMEVLTQKECDEYTCQNI; encoded by the coding sequence ATGGGAACCCACCACCTGATTTTGGGAAAAACCACGGACTTTCTCACGGGCCAAAGCCTTTTTGATACCCATGATGAAAGACGGCGGCAGCAGCTTGCCCGGTTTCTGGTCGAAGAAAAAGGCTATGCCAAAAACGAAATACAGGCCCGGCAGCAGATGCAACTGCAACTCGACAAAAAGACCGGGCAGGTGTTTGTGGATTTTGTCGTGCATGCCGGTGACAACCCCCTGATGCTGATTTTATACCGGCCGGGCTCTATTGTATCACGCAGGCGTACAGCCGTGGCTGCAGCCCGCATTTTTTACGACAAAGCCATTGCCCGGGCAGTGGTGACCAACGCAGAGGATGCTGAGATTATTGACACGGCCACGGGGCGGGTGACCGGCACCGGCCTGGAAGCCGTTATTTCCAGAAGCGATGCGGCCCGGGTGCTGGAAAGTCAACAGCCATTGGTGCTGTCAGCGCAGCGCCGGCAAAAAGAAAAACAAATCCTTTTTGCCATGGAAGTGCTCACCCAAAAGGAGTGCGACGAATATACCTGTCAAAACATATAA